One Nymphaea colorata isolate Beijing-Zhang1983 chromosome 12, ASM883128v2, whole genome shotgun sequence genomic window, TAAAGAGAATAACTGTCTCTTCATAGTAAGTTGTTTTTGTAATCACAACATGAGGTTAGTCACGGACATTGGTTGCTGTCATGAACCGCAGCCCAAGACCAGAAAACCTTCTCTAGGAGTCTTAATCCTGATGCCTCTGCttcaaatggagaaaataagAATAAGGAATCTTTAGCTTGATTTTCTTCACGTGAGGTTTACCTGATAACCTTTGCTCAGCCTCTCTAACTGTTGTGATCGACAATTTCTGGGTGGGCCAGAAACATGGTTATGCCATAATTAATTGGACAATAACTGCTGGTTAGGCCGTTATACTAtagtagtttttcttttttgcatgatttgattattttagTAATGTGAAAGATTCTTTCAATATGCATTAGTTCTTTTAATGATCTCTGTGCTGTCTAGACTGATGGCAACATGACAAAGACTTGGCAATTCAATGTTTCAGATTTCTTGACTCAGGCACTAGATTTAGTTGGACTGTCTTGAGATTTCTGTTAtgttattttcttccttttaaagTTTTCCTAATTTTGTGTCAGCAGCCCTTGAGTTCAATTAGCCTTATGTCAAGAAACTTCTACAGACTTGAGGATTCTTGTAGTAATCAGCTTTCCCTTCATGCTCCACAGGGGAAGGAAACTTCAGACCCTGATGAGGGACGACAATGCCCATTTTTTGACGAGCTGCACAAAATTTTCACTGAGCGTGCCAAAAATATGCAGCGATTACTGCTAGAATCTGAATTACGGGATACTAtctcaaagaagaaaatgaaaaggccACAACAGGAAAGGTTTTCAGATGATTTGCCTCAAAATCCAGATGAGGATGAAGAGGACAGTGACGAGGAAAGCATAGCAAGAAAAAGCAAGAGAAGTAAGGCATATGGAGACAAGGCAGGGGTGACCCTGGATAAGTCTAAGCAGACCACGCTTGAAGGCATTCTTCAGTCTTTCTTTCAGCAACAGCACATGCTAGACCTTCAATGGCAACAGATGATGGATAGGAGGGCACAAGAGAGGCATCTCTCTGAGCAGGAATGGCGGAAGTCCATGGAGAAACTAGAAAGGGATAGGTTGATCATGGAACAAACATGGAGGGAGAAGGAGGAACAGAGACGCATTCGAGAAGAAACACGGGCAGAAAAGAGAGATGCGCTTCTCACTGCACTGCTTAAGAAACTTATCAACGACTTTTGAAGGGTAAATGCACGGAAAACAGGTGACTTtgctgctttttcttcttcctgcaAGGAACTTCAGGAACTGTGTGCAAAGGCGGAAACCATTATTGAAGGAGGCCCTTTTGGCACTCATGTCCGTTGGTATTGGACAAGGAAGGAGGATAGTTAGtcaacacatttttcttttagtgGCTGTATATTAaagattttgtttgaatttttctgtTTGAGAATATCATGCATTCTTGCGTTGATTATGAACTGAGGGTGTACGTCGGTGTGAATGTTCACGTATTCATACGCGCGCATGTGTGTGTAAACTTCGTGACTCGTCCGTCTATCATTTTCATAAGAACTATGTACGGTGAGAAGAGGGAAGTCAAGATGAGTATTAAAACAGGTCGGCAGTCTGCTAAAATCCATGGAATTGGTGAGGCCAAATGTCTGGATGGTCAAGAGAGCGACGGGGTTCCTGATTCTTTTCTTAACGCTGACATTAAAGACTGTCTTCTAATGACAAAGTCGTAAAGTGCCAGCCCCTCTTGGTTGTCTACTTTGTGGGGTCTCAGGATGGTCGCTGGCTTTCGTGTCACCTGTTTTGGTTCTTAGTTAAGTGCTTCCCCACTAATGGGGTTCAGTAGCTTATTCTTTTCAATGTAGCTTATGGCCAATGTTGCTAAAAGCTTAATCCTAATGATTTCTTTTAATTGTGCCAATTCACAGCTTGAGATTTTGTTTATCATGTCTTTTAAAGGATTTGGGCATATctagagtttttttctttaaggttGCATTTATCATCAGATCTTAAATTCGatgctgcataaaaaggtgtgaTTTGGGGACCTTCAATCCATGTATTTAAGATCCTAGGATCTCAGATCATTGCGCAACTCAAATTCATGGTGAAGCAAATACAATTTAAGGTTATACGAACCAAAATATGGGCACGATTCCCTTTCTTTACATAATGTGGGAGAAGTTGGAGGATGTTGGATGAGCAAGATGAGTTTTTATCGTGGCCAACAAGAGTGTCCAAACTCTCTCACCCTTCCCTCCATCCATCATGGGTATAAGTTTGCTTTCGACATCTTAGCTTctctatgcttcaacttacacatATTCAAAATGAAGACCAGCTTTCATTGCACCAGCACAAGAAGTTGGCACCTTGGAGACTCAAAACAAAGACCAGCTGCCGTTGCGCCAACCCCCTTGGGGTTAGAAGAAGATAGAGGACGGATTACTATGGATTTCTTGGGATCCAGTGAAATCCTACGCAACAGACTGCGAACAAGTGTTCTTCTTTGAGCTAAGTAGTCTTAATTAAATTGATGTGATTTACCTAGTTGGTTCGATGCACATCGACctttgaatcatgttttcttgaTGTGGGAATGCTTGTCCTTGCATCACCAAGAAAGATTTTGGCTTTTGATAACGACAAATGCTTTCAGCTActaaaatctaaaatctgataCTGAATTCAGCAATGGGAAGGTTCTTTTTTAGCAAATCTGATAAGACAACTTAAAACAATGAGATCTACTTCACTTTTTTGCATTATCTTTGGTTGGCATCAGCTTTCAGTGTAAAACAACTAAAAGGGCGGCCAAGCCGCAAAGCAAGTCATCATCTCTGCGTCGGCGAATCACTGCCGTGCCAACAAGAACAGAGAAAGACTGTCTGGCCCTTGCTGCTTCCTTCCAAAGAATCTTTGCTGATAAAGAGGTACAGTCTTTGTTGAATTCGCAATGGTGTTTTATCTTCTGGAACATGATGCAATGAAAgtcctttctctttctatctcagTGAAGTTCTTTGGAGATGCCTGTCTTTCTAATGCTGCTATCAACCAATCCTAATGAATTATTGGGTAATTGTTCAACGTAACATTTAATAGTTTcccatttgaaatccatggatctgatgcGGCATGTTTTACTGATAGACAAAAGTTTCATGATAAAatctatggttcatcaaactaaggttCTTATGTTGGACCTAAGATTCACACTTAAGattcttattttacttctttgccTTGAATGATACAGATTTAAGATTGGAAGGGGGAGGAGAAGAATTTAACCTTAAATCTACAGTCTCCGAAATCTGAAGATCTAAAATACGAGGCTACCAAACACATCCTTTTGTCTTTCTTACCTTCTTTTATCTGTTTCATACCTTCTTGTATCTGTTTCATAGAATAAATGTCAATGGCTTTCTTACCTTCTTCATCTATTTCATAGAGTAAATGTCAAAGGCAAGTAGAGGGCTGGTGGGAAGGGGGGAGTTGTGAAGCCTTCAAGTCGGCAGCAGGTCAAGCTTCAACTCTGTTATGATTGTTGTCAGAGAGCTCAGTTGGAGCCTGTGAACTCATCACGCGGCATTGTTTTTTTGGAAGGTTCTTGTTATCGTGCTAGGAAAGCAGCATTTAGAAGATCTTTTTCCACTTTGGTCCACACTGGATGTGCCATATATAGAATAATGCTTCTCTGCTTCTTGTACATATGTATGCGTGTGCTTGTGCGCgtacatatataaaataatgtttggCCGCTCCCGGAGTATTAGCGTTTATATTATGAAAGTTACAGCTATAAACTAAGTTATTGCGTTGAGACTTCGTACATGTTTTGTTTGCATTTGAATTAtattatttaaagttttttccACTAAAAAAATGCACGTAGATCTATCTGTCAAGTTTCTTGAGCAACAGAATAATCAATTACGAAAAGATTGTTAAGCAGGTGTAGGTGcagcacacacgcacacacatgcacacttatatatataatttaacgTTGCTGTGTGCCGAATATTctgaatgattaaaatttaaaattttatcgttaaaaatgtttaaattgaCATTAGCCACAATTTAGGATGCGGTGACTAGTCGATGAGGGCTCTAACAATGATTTATAGTtcttttaattataaaattttaatttttagacaTCCAACAGTTATGTGGGAGACACCaacattgatatatatataagatctattactaaaaagaaaacagttaCTGCATGAACATCAACATCAGCAATAGTTTATAATGCAGAATGGTACATAGTGCTTTTAGCAATGTTTTGCAGTACCTTCAGTTACGAATTTTTAGTCATCCACAAAATGCAGcacctaatatatatatatatatatatatatataatgcatagTGTTTTATGAGAGGCCGGGAAAAGTTCTCTGTCCAAATCACAAAGAGAATTCcataaattctctctctctctctctctctctctctctctatatatatatatatatatatatatatatatatatatatatatatatatatatatatatatatatatatatatatataatgcagaATGGTACATAGTACTTTTAGCAATGTTTTGTAGTACCTTCAGTTACGAATTTTTAGTCATCCACAAAGTCcagcacctatatatatatatatatatatatatatatatatatatatatatatataatgcatagTGTTTTATGAGAGGCCTGGAAAAGTTCTGTCCAAATCACAAAGAGAATTCcataaattctctctctctctctctctctatatatatatatatatatattcgttaCCTCtggccttttcctttttaattttatatcgCTAAAAACGGTTTGAAAAAGTATTTCCCATCGCTAATGCCCATAGCCAAGCAAATGTCATCGTAAATGCACTTTTTTGCAACGCTTTTTAgcaatacaaaatgaaaaaaagatgtttatATACGTATAAAATCCTCCGGCCATTTTGAGTTCTGTCCAGTCTCAACCATCTACCTGATGCATTATATTGAGTGATGTACCTGATGCATTATATTGAGTGATGTGTCACAAGAGGCTGTaagatttttcttcctttaagTTAAACCCTAATGAAATGTCATATGCATGGTTGGTTTCGTATGACTGGAGTTTAACATATGGTTGATGTGAGAGAAGCCCGACTACCATGAGATTCTCACATTTCATGACCGCGAAAGTCTGAAATGTCATGAAATAAGGGTTTGATGACACGTTGCAACAGTTAAAAGACTCATAATATCACCCACACAAATCACCACCAGATAGTTAAATTTGaccaaaaacatttttaaacaATGGGATTTTAAAAATACTTACCCCAAAAGCTTGTAAATAGAGCTTACACGCCAAGAGAAAATCCCACCAATGGAAGAGATAAAGGGACAACCACCAATCAAGTAAATGACTGCAACAACCACCGCACACCAAAGAAATGGAACATAAAAAAACGCGTCTCAAGAGTTCTTGTCATTTACAAATTTCGACTAAAGTACACAAACTAATACAGCAGGTGAAACACGATATCATTCATATTCCTCAAAGATGGGATACTTTCTTTCTAGTGTCGGAACTAAAGCTTAACTTTGCTCTTGAAGGGGGCATTATTGTTTGAGAAGCAAAGCAGGCCATCAAGCCAGTTTTTTCCCACAACAGGGAGTAGATATACAATCAGATTTCGAATCTACATTACCAACAGCCATTGCAGACTTGGACATTATATAACGAACTCATCCAGATTCACTTGGAGGCTTCTCCTTTGGATGTTTTGAGGCGTAGTGGTCTGCAAGCTGGTTTGAGTTTGCTAGCTGGACCTGAATATCACAAAGCATTATTGCTCATGCATGTTCATAATGAAGATAAAACTTTTTGGACAATGTGGAGGATATTGAAATCAACTAGCCAAAGGCATTTTGCATAAACAACAATTACTTGGTCTGCAAACTTACTTTATTCAAGGTGTCCTATGGTGAATCTAAGCACCTTGACAGAAGCATATCTTTATATGATGGAGAGTGTTCATGCCTTtgcatttgaaagaaaatagtACAGAGGACAAAAACGATGAATCTTAAACTAAGCTGCCTAATTCTATTTCCTCATCAACTCTGCAATCTGTGCATGTAACCCAtcaaatccatataaaaaaagTTGCTCACACATTACCAGATGCTTTCAcagaacaagggaaaaaaacGAGATGGGCAACAAAATTATTTGACTATTAATTTATAGTAATGAGTGGCATAAGACCATGTTTTGTTAACATAGTTCCCCCATCAGAACTTTTAGCAAAGTGACCAAGCAGATCCATGATCCAGAAGGACCAGAACATTTGACAACAAATATCTAAAAAAGAACGAACCTACAATCCTCATTGCAGCTCTGATTGAATACATATCGCATTATCATGCTTAGTGAAGTGAGGAGGTGCATATTTTGATCCATTTCTACACTTGATAGAACACAATGAGAACCTTTAAAAcagaagtttttctttttttcagttgAAAAATATGAATACATATTTGCCTCCAATTCAATCTGCTTAGCTTCTTCCTTGATTCTTCCCTTTTAATTTGCCTACCAATTCCAGCCCACCTTCTATGTCATCTGTGGTTCAATCCCCAATTGACTACCAGCATGCCATACTTGCTGTTTCCTGCttctaaaattttcagaatGTACATTTCCAGATTTCAATTCTATATTGCTCAATGATTTTGTTCCCAGTCTAACAACTTTGAAATAGATGCAAGAAGCCCAATAAATGCCACCACTTTGTGGTCAATAATCACAATATGTCCAACAACAAAATTCAAACATTAGCGAGAACTGCAGATGCTTTCAGCATCCTCAGCGAGCAGCATGTAACCTCAAAAGGTGAGGGCTGACATGCATCAGATTTGGAAACATGGCCACATACATTTGACAAAATGTCAAGCCATTGTTTGAACTAAACAACCAACATCTTCCATTACAGCTGCCAAGGATCCAAGCAGTTCATGTATGCGTTCAATCTGTGCATGAGATCTGTCatcataaaaaaacacatttgcttttgcatttaTCTCAATCCAACTGCAACCTGGCTCCTTCTTTGCTCCCTGTTTCCTCATTAGGGTTCTAATGCTTGCAGCATCTCTCCACATTCCTCTTGCTGCATACATATTTGAAACCAGTACATGTACTCCTCCATCTGTAGGCTGCAAATTCATGACTTCTTTGGAAGCGATTTCTCCCAAATTCAGATTCCCGTGAATTCTACATGCACTAAGCAGGGTTTCCCATTCACTGGTTAAAAGATCATCAGGAATTTCCCTTATAAATTTCACAGCCTCATTGAGGTGACCAGATCGACCAAGAAGGTCAACCATACAGGCATAATGTTCTGGCCCAGGCATCAATTTCCAATCGTTACACATGGAATTGAAACATCTTTTCCCTTGATCTACCAAACCACCATGAACAGATGCAGATAAGAGAGCAAGAAAGGTCACGTGATCTGGAATAATGTCATGTTGCCTCATACCAAGGAACATCTTAAATGCTTCTGATGCAAACCCATGATAAGCATATGCTGCAATCATAGCATTCCATGCAACTAAATCTCTCTTCAACATCCGGTCAAAAACTAATGCAGCATCACACAGAATACCACATCTTGAATACATGGTAAGTAGTGAACTCAAAACCAAAGTATCATGTTCATAAGAAGATTTGATTGTGCGAAGGTGGACCATTCTCCCCCATCCTAAAGCAGCAAGAGCAGCACAAACTGAGAGGACAACTGTAAAAGTGCCTTGATCAGGCTGATATCCATCAACAATCATCCTGGAGAACAGAGAAAGTGATTCCCAACTTTGATAACCAGAAATCATTGTGTTCCATGAAATTGTATCTCTTTGAGGCATCACTTCAAACCAATTACATGCATTAGCCATATCACCTTTCATTACATAGCCTTGTAAAATACAATTCCATGACACAGTATCTCGTTTATGCATCTGCACAAACAATTTTAAAGCATCATCAAGCATGCCATTCTCAATGTAACCACTAATCATCGAATTACAGGCCATAACATCTTTTTGAGGCATCATTACAAACAATTTCTCTGCAGTTTGAATGTCTCCATTTTGTAGATAACATCGAATGATAGCAGTCCAAGCTGCTATGTCCTTATTAGGCGTCAGTTCAAAGATGTGTCTCgccttttccattttcccaCACTTTGAGTAACAAGTTATCATGATAGTCCATGAAGCTATGTCCTTCTGAGGCATGCTATCGAATAGTTCACAAGCATCCTCAAAATAACCGAATTTGACATACCCAGACAGCATCAAGTTGGCAAGAGAAACAGTCTGTGGTGCCAAAAGAAACAAGTTCCTTGCTTCAACAACATTCTCATGCCTCAGATAACCTCCAATTATGATTGCCCATGATACAGAATTTCTTTTAGGCATATTATCAAAAAGAATGTGTGCTTCTTTCAGCCTTCGATTGTTAATGTAACCAGATATCATGGTGTTCCAACAAATGACATTCTTTTCAGGCATTTGATCAAACAATGCATGAGCTTCTGACAGCTTGCCACACCTTGCATAACCATTTATCAATGCTGTCCAAGATATAACATTCTTCCTAGGCATAGAGTCAAATATTTTATGTGCCTCAAAAATTTTGCGATTTGACACATACCCTGATATCATGCAGTTCCAAGTTACCAAATTTCGTTCAGGCATTCCATCGAAAGTTTGTCTTGCAAATTCCAGATCCCCGTGCTCAAAGCAACTTGTAATGGTTGAGTTCCACCTGTATATATCCCAATTTTGACTGGAAAAACCTCGAAATATAACATTTAACTGCCATGATGAACAAGTTCTTTTGGAAAGCAAGCTCAAGAAAGGGACAAGCCTGATTAGACCTCCATCATGAACATAAAATCTATTCATGATTATCTCATCTCTCCAATCTGTAAATGTAAATAAGCTAAAATTACCTTCCATCGTACGATTGGTACCCTAATGAGCAATTAGGTTTTCACATAAAAGACCTACTAAGGAACTTTCACACTTCTGTCTGACATCTTAAAAAGCTTtcatatgaagaaaaacaaaataagtcaATACAAAGTTAAAGAAAATAGGCTGATGATCAtgaactaacaaaaaaaaaacccttgcCAAACTTGAGAACTAGAATTCCATGATTTTGAGATCCCTatcacacaacacacacacatacacgtgTTTGTGCACCATACATGGCACACCCAGCGAGCCGATGCAGTCAAAGGCACTGGTTCAAGAGTCAAGTATTGATCAAATGCAACCAAATTCTAGATGACTCACTTCTGAATGAGCTTGTAATCACCCAATTCTAGATTGTATCATTCAGCACTGATATTACTCAATGTTATTAAGGAATAACTATACTGTCTTTAATTAGAAATAAACTAATGTAATGCTAATTGTTTGTttgttgttattatttcatAGTTGTGTTCATGAACTACAATTATTTAGTTGTATGTACTTAATAGTTATTTTATAGCTACCTTCAATTTCTTCATGAATTTGTAGTAAAATGCACTATAAAAACTTATGACCTGACTCATGTAAGTTGCCAAGTCATCTTGTTGACCCATGACTCACTAGTCAAAAAATCTAAGTCTGATTcacaagtttgccaactatggtgctcccacacacacacaaacatctCACTCTCTCCTTTGATCAAGAAACCAACAACTACCAAATGATAAATTGCACAGGAGTTCTTTACACATTGTACAAAAGATGTAAGTCATTGCATTTATATTACGGTCAGTCCTATTACAAAATGAAGTccactcaatttttttcttattattacaAATAGGAGCAACTTCAGAAGCTTTTATTTATACAAGAAACCAACCATAAGCTAAAAGTTCaacaaaaataatgagaaaTTGATGGaacaaaatatacaaatataacGTGCCTCATATCCAAAGCCTAATTTAGACACTCCTTCTTTGCCTCTTACGGAGATGTGACACTGTGAATTTCACGAGATGACACTGTGAATTTCACATTGATCTCACAATATGTGATCTCTTCAGAAGATATGCTAGGAGGTCCCAAAGGGAAAATAGAACACAGAGG contains:
- the LOC116265443 gene encoding trihelix transcription factor GT-3b-like translates to MTDRLDSEEKVRKGGRWSAMMDPEMEALAMGLLQPVRLVPAEYSGDDFHAAVATSSSAVELQGRRIAPPTTQRTDDIASARAAPQWSHQETRDFIAIRAELERDFTQAKRNKTLWEAVAARMAEMGYRRTPEQCKCKWKNLVNRYKGKETSDPDEGRQCPFFDELHKIFTERAKNMQRLLLESELRDTISKKKMKRPQQERFSDDLPQNPDEDEEDSDEESIARKSKRSKAYGDKAGVTLDKSKQTTLEGILQSFFQQQHMLDLQWQQMMDRRAQERHLSEQEWRKSMEKLERDRLIMEQTWREKEEQRRIREETRAEKRDALLTALLKKLINDF
- the LOC116265565 gene encoding pentatricopeptide repeat-containing protein At4g02750-like, whose amino-acid sequence is MNRFYVHDGGLIRLVPFLSLLSKRTCSSWQLNVIFRGFSSQNWDIYRWNSTITSCFEHGDLEFARQTFDGMPERNLVTWNCMISGYVSNRKIFEAHKIFDSMPRKNVISWTALINGYARCGKLSEAHALFDQMPEKNVICWNTMISGYINNRRLKEAHILFDNMPKRNSVSWAIIIGGYLRHENVVEARNLFLLAPQTVSLANLMLSGYVKFGYFEDACELFDSMPQKDIASWTIMITCYSKCGKMEKARHIFELTPNKDIAAWTAIIRCYLQNGDIQTAEKLFVMMPQKDVMACNSMISGYIENGMLDDALKLFVQMHKRDTVSWNCILQGYVMKGDMANACNWFEVMPQRDTISWNTMISGYQSWESLSLFSRMIVDGYQPDQGTFTVVLSVCAALAALGWGRMVHLRTIKSSYEHDTLVLSSLLTMYSRCGILCDAALVFDRMLKRDLVAWNAMIAAYAYHGFASEAFKMFLGMRQHDIIPDHVTFLALLSASVHGGLVDQGKRCFNSMCNDWKLMPGPEHYACMVDLLGRSGHLNEAVKFIREIPDDLLTSEWETLLSACRIHGNLNLGEIASKEVMNLQPTDGGVHVLVSNMYAARGMWRDAASIRTLMRKQGAKKEPGCSWIEINAKANVFFYDDRSHAQIERIHELLGSLAAVMEDVGCLVQTMA